One part of the Thermocrinis sp. genome encodes these proteins:
- a CDS encoding TIGR01906 family membrane protein, with translation MKRVIVLSLFFPFLLIFLCVRLAFTELFVELNYRFGDLPPDRWGMGYEERLSIAKLGLRSVLSDEGMEEFISSGLFREKEIRHMQDVKSLLSVIFKILYLGGPLWLFLFFSLRDKKKMGLVLFFGALLTEILVIFVLVFSLLNYDLLFEVFHNFFFDPYSWRFFDQDMLLRVYPMKFWYNATLWVGVFSLLLNSLFQALGLILWKKTS, from the coding sequence GTGAAAAGAGTAATAGTTCTCTCCCTTTTTTTTCCCTTTCTTTTGATTTTTCTTTGCGTTAGGCTTGCCTTTACAGAGTTATTTGTGGAGCTAAACTACAGATTTGGGGACCTTCCACCCGATAGGTGGGGTATGGGATATGAGGAAAGGCTCAGTATAGCCAAGCTGGGGCTCAGGTCTGTGCTCTCCGACGAAGGAATGGAGGAGTTCATCAGCTCTGGGCTCTTTAGAGAAAAGGAAATAAGGCACATGCAAGATGTAAAAAGTCTGCTCTCTGTAATCTTTAAGATCCTTTACCTGGGTGGTCCCCTTTGGCTTTTTTTATTTTTTAGCCTAAGGGACAAAAAGAAAATGGGGCTTGTCCTCTTTTTTGGTGCGCTTCTTACGGAGATTTTGGTAATTTTCGTCCTGGTGTTTTCTCTTTTAAACTACGACTTGCTCTTTGAGGTTTTCCACAACTTCTTTTTTGACCCATATTCGTGGAGGTTTTTTGACCAGGACATGCTACTCAGGGTTTATCCTATGAAATTTTGGTATAACGCTACCCTTTGGGTGGGTGTCTTTTCCCTTCTTTTAAATTCTCTTTTCCAAGCCCTCGGGCTCATTCTTTGGAAGAAAACTTCTTGA
- a CDS encoding EAL domain-containing protein has translation MDLRTMLLVILGVLSALFIILVHDKIILDQGTFSYLIAITRIPAFFMFAGTVLAPLFVGPHIVKRIFYYTALFLVPSLIPQAFHILSFGFFPDFITPNHRDKVSWLHITFVAYTLLGITLGMFHKKDTAPYPKFFALLLSSLAVSFFIVLYYPLLPKTYVEGVGSTTFSDVFWTGLSLWNFWLFYLLLKKKVYGEKVSRYLGLGMLFYGIGSALPILYIHFRDIIWIAVSFYRALAYVLFAYGVIKMEITDVGKDILRHSRLFLISLAKAVPRWEGGVLKVALGKSFEEGYITSLCIYDLRTKELKAYFYGLKEREEDLRPPEDWNSILENKVDFTKDGRRFRVEEGYLLLGRVHADTDNPLIIAHVTNIESHLFYYFLQHKNYEELLKEKLREIEILQAMLETSEYVVQAYNNIETFSKQVLDRLDQVLHMDGSLFYMLDKNAEKIEKLVISSMFLKNFREEDLELLLAEVQANPNIFDTKNSLCFAKFEHSQYQVGVAGVRLKEPCDKGDLAFFKTISNQLFHIVRLMKVIEDLQSAQLSIKFLSEYDPLTMLYNRRTFEMYLKDNIQISSRTGSVFSVALIDIDNFKLINDVYGHQTADMVLKELSERLKRSVREMDIPARFGGDEFAVLLPYLSRETARTVAQRLTGKLSSEPMKIEDKNISLSVSAVVVSYPQDGTSAEELITYAEYLMKEAKRRGKSIILSSEDVPHKFSVVKELERSLVESIEKSSVLPYYQEIIDLKSMSLFGFEVLTRIKFNGRILNAGEFVDVAERLGATPKLDLLLMEKVFESYKLFENQYSIFINMVPENTTVEFAEKVRALADKYSVPTSNIVFEITERKAIEDIMQVANFVRELKNEGFRFAIDDFGSGYSSFYYLKYLPTDFLKIEGEFIKHLTHSHTDRIFIKGIVNVAKEMGIKTIAEFVEDDRILEVVKELGIDYAQGYYFGKPEPLEEKLKKFSSKE, from the coding sequence ATGGATCTTAGAACGATGCTTCTTGTGATCCTTGGGGTTTTGTCCGCTCTCTTTATAATTCTCGTACACGACAAAATTATCTTAGACCAGGGGACCTTTTCTTATCTTATTGCCATAACCCGCATTCCTGCTTTCTTTATGTTTGCAGGCACCGTGCTTGCCCCACTTTTTGTTGGTCCCCACATTGTTAAAAGGATATTTTACTATACCGCCCTCTTTCTGGTTCCTTCTTTGATCCCGCAAGCTTTTCACATACTTTCCTTTGGGTTCTTTCCTGACTTTATAACACCAAATCACAGGGATAAGGTCTCGTGGCTACATATAACCTTTGTGGCATACACACTGCTTGGCATAACCCTTGGAATGTTCCATAAAAAAGACACTGCCCCATACCCTAAGTTTTTTGCTTTGCTTCTTTCCTCCCTGGCGGTTTCCTTTTTTATAGTGCTTTACTACCCCTTGCTCCCAAAGACCTACGTAGAAGGGGTGGGATCAACTACTTTTTCCGATGTGTTTTGGACTGGTCTTTCCCTTTGGAACTTTTGGCTTTTTTACCTTCTGTTAAAGAAAAAGGTTTATGGAGAAAAGGTAAGCAGATACTTAGGCTTGGGTATGCTCTTTTATGGCATCGGCAGCGCCCTTCCCATCCTTTACATACACTTTAGGGACATAATTTGGATAGCAGTTTCCTTTTATAGGGCTTTGGCTTATGTGTTATTTGCTTATGGTGTTATCAAGATGGAAATTACAGATGTGGGTAAAGATATATTAAGACACTCAAGGCTTTTTTTGATCTCTTTGGCAAAAGCTGTGCCAAGATGGGAGGGTGGTGTGCTAAAAGTTGCGCTGGGCAAGTCCTTTGAAGAGGGTTATATAACAAGCTTGTGCATATACGACCTAAGAACGAAGGAGCTAAAGGCATACTTTTATGGGCTAAAGGAAAGGGAGGAGGACCTAAGACCACCTGAGGACTGGAATAGTATCTTAGAAAACAAAGTGGACTTTACCAAGGATGGACGGCGCTTTCGTGTTGAAGAGGGTTATCTGCTGCTCGGCAGGGTCCATGCAGACACAGACAACCCCCTAATAATTGCCCACGTAACGAACATAGAAAGCCATCTCTTTTACTATTTCCTCCAGCACAAAAACTATGAGGAGCTGCTCAAAGAGAAATTAAGGGAAATTGAGATACTACAAGCTATGCTTGAAACTTCCGAATACGTAGTTCAAGCATACAACAACATAGAGACCTTTTCAAAGCAAGTGCTGGATAGGTTGGACCAAGTCCTCCATATGGACGGTAGCCTATTTTACATGCTTGATAAAAACGCAGAAAAAATAGAAAAACTCGTCATTTCCTCTATGTTTTTAAAGAACTTTAGGGAGGAAGACCTCGAATTGCTCCTTGCTGAGGTTCAAGCTAACCCAAACATTTTTGATACAAAAAATAGCCTCTGCTTTGCCAAGTTTGAGCATAGTCAGTATCAAGTTGGAGTTGCGGGCGTTAGGTTAAAGGAACCCTGTGATAAGGGAGATCTTGCTTTCTTCAAAACTATTTCCAATCAACTGTTCCACATAGTAAGATTGATGAAGGTTATAGAGGATCTGCAAAGTGCCCAACTTAGCATTAAGTTTCTCTCCGAGTATGACCCGCTTACTATGCTGTATAACAGAAGAACTTTTGAAATGTATCTTAAAGATAACATCCAAATAAGCTCGAGGACTGGATCGGTGTTTTCCGTTGCGCTCATAGACATTGACAACTTCAAGCTTATAAACGACGTTTATGGACACCAAACTGCAGACATGGTCCTAAAGGAGCTAAGCGAAAGATTGAAAAGGAGCGTCAGGGAGATGGATATACCCGCAAGGTTTGGGGGAGATGAGTTTGCAGTGCTTTTGCCATACCTTTCAAGGGAAACTGCCCGCACTGTGGCACAAAGACTTACAGGCAAACTCTCCTCCGAGCCCATGAAGATAGAAGACAAAAACATTTCTTTAAGCGTAAGTGCGGTTGTAGTATCTTATCCCCAAGACGGAACCAGCGCAGAGGAGCTTATAACCTATGCGGAATACTTAATGAAGGAAGCAAAAAGGAGAGGAAAGAGCATAATTCTGAGTTCAGAGGATGTTCCTCACAAGTTCTCTGTGGTAAAGGAGCTTGAAAGGTCCCTTGTGGAAAGTATAGAAAAGTCCTCTGTCTTGCCCTACTATCAAGAGATCATAGACCTCAAAAGTATGTCTCTCTTTGGTTTTGAAGTGCTCACGAGGATAAAGTTTAACGGTAGGATTTTGAATGCGGGAGAATTTGTGGATGTGGCAGAAAGACTTGGTGCCACGCCAAAGCTTGACCTTTTGCTTATGGAAAAGGTTTTTGAAAGTTATAAACTTTTTGAAAACCAGTATAGCATATTTATTAACATGGTGCCAGAAAACACCACAGTGGAGTTTGCGGAAAAGGTCAGGGCCCTTGCGGATAAGTATTCTGTTCCTACCAGCAATATTGTCTTTGAGATTACAGAAAGAAAAGCCATTGAAGATATTATGCAAGTTGCTAACTTTGTTAGGGAACTGAAAAACGAAGGTTTTCGTTTTGCCATAGACGACTTTGGCTCTGGTTATTCCTCCTTTTATTACCTGAAATACCTACCCACGGACTTTTTGAAAATTGAAGGTGAGTTCATAAAACATCTTACCCACTCACACACAGACAGAATCTTCATCAAAGGCATTGTAAATGTGGCAAAGGAAATGGGGATCAAAACCATCGCGGAATTTGTGGAGGATGATAGGATCTTGGAGGTAGTTAAGGAGTTGGGCATAGACTACGCACAGGGTTATTACTTTGGAAAGCCAGAACCTTTGGAAGAAAAGCTCAAGAAGTTTTCTTCCAAAGAATGA
- a CDS encoding glycosyltransferase family 39 protein, protein MVLILIFLTLLSLLPNLSSYVFRNEEALRVYVAYQMVKTGNYFQLYVLGEPYYNKPPLFNWLIALYSNFIPWSELTARAVSLTSLVLCAIVIFLFSRRTFGDYSMSVLSSLVFLTFGNVLFFYGYLAEIDTTYTLFVFITISSLYIWSFGAGFVWGILGAFFAGLSTLLKGFPSYAFYFLTLLALSLYHRRLGTLLSKKVLFMHLITLVVPLLWLINTEHPITYLKTLFYESFSRVSHQEFSRIVHFFTYPLENFKDLMPHSVLFLISVYILFKEKRLHVPSPIKALLLIFLFNYLPYLYAKSAGRYIMPLYPVLAIIFSLYINRALSIGWFKKAFYTILIMTIGLRFAYGLVYMSYKTNSEHSKKVVAQKILKSIDLSSNIECNCRQELAVCLYVSFAKGEPLKRKLPEADYSITCTEEEKGEEIASFDVKRAYKIRVLKLN, encoded by the coding sequence GTGGTATTAATTCTTATTTTCCTTACTCTGCTATCTCTGTTGCCAAACCTCAGCAGCTATGTTTTCAGGAATGAAGAGGCACTGAGGGTTTACGTTGCCTACCAAATGGTGAAAACCGGCAATTATTTTCAGCTTTACGTCCTCGGAGAACCTTATTACAACAAGCCCCCTCTTTTTAACTGGCTTATAGCTCTATACTCTAACTTCATACCTTGGAGTGAGTTAACTGCAAGGGCTGTTAGTTTAACCTCTCTCGTGCTTTGCGCAATAGTTATTTTTTTATTTTCTAGACGCACGTTTGGAGATTACTCTATGTCTGTTCTATCTTCTTTAGTTTTTCTAACCTTTGGCAACGTGCTGTTTTTTTATGGATATTTAGCAGAAATAGACACAACTTACACTCTGTTTGTTTTTATAACCATATCCTCCCTCTACATATGGTCTTTTGGGGCGGGTTTTGTTTGGGGAATTTTGGGTGCGTTCTTCGCTGGCCTTTCTACTTTGCTGAAAGGTTTTCCTTCTTATGCTTTCTATTTTCTTACCTTACTTGCTCTAAGTCTCTATCACAGAAGGCTTGGCACGCTTTTAAGCAAAAAGGTCCTTTTTATGCACCTTATCACTTTAGTAGTCCCTCTTTTGTGGCTTATAAACACAGAACATCCAATTACCTATTTAAAAACGTTGTTTTACGAGTCTTTCAGCAGAGTAAGTCATCAGGAATTTTCAAGAATTGTCCACTTTTTTACTTATCCTCTTGAAAACTTCAAAGACCTAATGCCTCACAGTGTATTGTTTTTGATTTCTGTCTACATTCTTTTCAAAGAAAAGAGATTGCATGTGCCAAGCCCAATAAAGGCTCTTTTACTTATCTTTTTGTTTAACTATCTTCCATACCTTTATGCTAAATCTGCTGGAAGATACATAATGCCTCTATATCCTGTGCTTGCAATCATCTTTTCTCTTTACATAAACAGAGCCCTAAGCATCGGATGGTTCAAAAAAGCCTTCTATACGATACTGATAATGACCATCGGACTCAGATTTGCCTATGGCCTTGTCTATATGTCATACAAAACCAACAGCGAGCACTCTAAGAAAGTTGTGGCGCAGAAAATCTTAAAAAGTATAGACCTAAGCTCCAATATAGAGTGTAACTGTAGACAAGAGCTGGCTGTATGTTTATATGTTAGTTTTGCAAAAGGAGAACCTCTGAAGAGGAAGCTTCCAGAGGCGGACTATTCAATAACTTGTACGGAAGAAGAAAAAGGAGAAGAAATAGCAAGCTTTGACGTAAAAAGGGCATACAAGATAAGGGTTTTAAAGCTAAATTAA
- a CDS encoding SDR family oxidoreductase, with translation MPNLVITGGTKGIGKATVELFLKEGWDVCTCARSEEGLKRIKEELKHPKNLHTKVCDVGDRDSAKAFVEFCKENLKSFDLLINNASILGERTSIEHYPEDIWEEVIRINLNGVFYITKYAIPYMKAGGVIINLSSGAGKRPAPYWGAYAVSKFGVEGFSLLLAEELKPRGIKVYAFNPGGTRTQMRAKAYPNENPLTLKPPEEVARFIMKIVKDKPVGVSIEYGS, from the coding sequence ATGCCCAACTTGGTAATAACGGGTGGAACAAAGGGTATAGGGAAGGCAACAGTTGAGCTTTTTCTAAAGGAAGGGTGGGACGTATGCACCTGCGCAAGGTCCGAAGAAGGTCTAAAAAGAATTAAGGAAGAGCTAAAACATCCAAAAAACCTACATACAAAGGTGTGCGACGTGGGAGACAGAGACTCTGCCAAAGCCTTTGTAGAATTTTGCAAAGAAAACCTTAAGAGTTTTGACTTGCTTATAAACAACGCAAGCATATTGGGAGAAAGAACAAGCATAGAACACTACCCAGAGGATATTTGGGAAGAAGTGATAAGAATAAACCTAAATGGCGTTTTTTACATAACAAAGTATGCCATCCCATACATGAAAGCGGGAGGAGTTATAATAAACCTTTCCTCTGGGGCTGGAAAAAGGCCTGCACCTTATTGGGGAGCCTACGCGGTTTCCAAGTTTGGGGTGGAGGGTTTTTCTCTTTTGCTGGCAGAAGAACTAAAGCCAAGGGGGATAAAGGTTTATGCCTTCAATCCCGGTGGCACAAGGACCCAAATGAGAGCCAAAGCCTATCCTAATGAGAATCCACTTACCCTAAAGCCACCGGAGGAGGTAGCAAGGTTCATAATGAAAATAGTAAAAGATAAGCCAGTAGGGGTGAGTATAGAATATGGATCTTAG
- the coxB gene encoding cytochrome c oxidase subunit II, translated as MKYLLALLALVGSVFAEEVLAYPRAYWENSVKVWFWVAVLIYLVVAIPSIYFAIKYRYKKGEREEGEHIEGNTALEVVWTVIPIIIVLFLGTYSFANFVKQRNAPEGAMEIKVVAFMWGWEFEYPNGKKVYAFFNQEGYTAPEEQKAYIPAGKPVKVYLTSRDVIHSFFVHPAKITEDAVPGRITKLWFQINKPGEYFVFCREYCGTWHSRMFAILKVVPEEEFKKWLGEGQAAEQTPQQTTQ; from the coding sequence ATGAAGTATCTTTTGGCTTTGCTGGCTCTTGTGGGGTCAGTGTTTGCAGAGGAAGTGCTTGCCTATCCCAGAGCCTACTGGGAAAACTCCGTAAAGGTTTGGTTCTGGGTGGCGGTGCTTATTTACCTTGTAGTAGCTATTCCATCCATCTACTTTGCCATTAAGTATCGTTACAAAAAGGGAGAACGTGAGGAAGGAGAGCACATTGAAGGAAACACAGCCCTTGAGGTCGTCTGGACTGTTATACCCATCATAATAGTGCTTTTCCTCGGAACTTACTCCTTTGCAAATTTTGTAAAGCAAAGGAATGCTCCAGAGGGTGCTATGGAGATCAAAGTAGTTGCTTTCATGTGGGGATGGGAGTTTGAATATCCAAACGGAAAGAAGGTTTACGCCTTCTTTAACCAGGAGGGATATACCGCACCAGAAGAGCAAAAGGCATACATTCCCGCAGGAAAGCCCGTTAAGGTATATTTGACCTCAAGGGATGTGATCCATTCTTTCTTTGTCCATCCCGCAAAGATCACAGAAGACGCGGTGCCCGGAAGGATCACAAAGCTTTGGTTCCAGATCAACAAGCCAGGTGAATACTTCGTATTCTGCAGAGAGTACTGCGGAACCTGGCACTCTCGTATGTTTGCCATCCTAAAGGTGGTGCCAGAGGAAGAGTTCAAAAAATGGCTTGGAGAAGGACAAGCCGCAGAACAAACTCCTCAGCAAACAACTCAATAA
- a CDS encoding cbb3-type cytochrome c oxidase subunit I: protein MAVAKVPSVPWYGATLKEWLFTTDHKKVGMLYLVTSLLYFAVAGLFGLLIRFEQTVPGIQLPDMYGKTGADLYNYLLTGHGAVLLLWWAVNVWVGGFANILVPLMIGAKDLAFPRLNAFGYWAFFGASVLVLLTLIPQNWIMMLWTGYPPYSLNENAGSTVLYIMIVTLYGISSTAGSVNMITTIVSLRAKGLGWTKLNLFVHTIMAASLINLFGVPALLGAGVLLFTDKYLGTNFYNPALGGDPLLYQHLLWFYSHPVVYIMILPAFGVFSEVISTMSRKPIFGYISMMFAIYAIALVGFSTWVHHMFVSGVPDWTRVIFSYTTLFVAVPTGIKIFNWVATLHKGAIRFNSPMLFTLGGILMFLIGGLTGIPNAMVSIDLGISDSLFVVGHFHYVLGMALTFGAFSGMYYWYPKIIGKMYSERLAKLSFWLMLIGANIFYFFQMYMGMVHGMPRRYPDYPPIAEWVSLMQIQTVGAVILGIGVLLSFINWIKSLWGPKAPDNPWGSPSLEWTKTDTPVGPHNFKEYPIEVPEDWHPYAYYKGYHTHI, encoded by the coding sequence ATGGCGGTAGCTAAGGTTCCTTCAGTCCCATGGTACGGAGCCACTTTAAAAGAGTGGCTCTTTACCACAGACCACAAAAAGGTGGGTATGCTCTACCTTGTAACTTCACTGCTCTACTTTGCGGTAGCTGGGCTCTTTGGTTTGCTCATCAGGTTCGAGCAAACTGTGCCCGGCATACAGCTCCCAGACATGTATGGCAAAACGGGGGCGGACCTTTACAACTACCTGCTAACAGGACACGGTGCGGTCTTACTGCTCTGGTGGGCAGTTAACGTATGGGTGGGTGGATTTGCGAACATATTGGTTCCCTTGATGATAGGGGCAAAGGATTTGGCCTTTCCAAGACTCAACGCCTTTGGATACTGGGCCTTCTTCGGCGCAAGCGTCTTGGTGCTTTTAACACTTATACCCCAAAACTGGATTATGATGCTATGGACAGGGTATCCACCATACTCCTTGAACGAAAACGCGGGTTCTACAGTCCTTTACATAATGATAGTTACCCTTTATGGGATATCTTCAACCGCTGGTTCAGTAAACATGATCACCACCATCGTTAGCCTCAGGGCCAAGGGACTGGGTTGGACAAAGTTAAACCTGTTCGTGCATACCATAATGGCAGCAAGTCTTATAAACCTCTTTGGAGTGCCGGCATTACTTGGTGCAGGCGTGCTACTGTTTACTGACAAATACCTTGGAACAAACTTCTACAATCCAGCTTTGGGTGGAGACCCACTACTGTATCAGCACCTTCTTTGGTTTTACTCCCACCCAGTTGTTTACATAATGATCTTGCCAGCCTTTGGTGTATTCTCTGAAGTTATCTCCACCATGTCCAGAAAACCCATCTTTGGTTACATATCCATGATGTTTGCTATATACGCCATAGCTTTGGTAGGATTCTCCACATGGGTACACCACATGTTCGTCTCCGGTGTGCCAGACTGGACTAGGGTTATCTTCTCATACACCACACTGTTTGTTGCAGTGCCAACCGGTATAAAGATCTTCAACTGGGTTGCAACCCTGCACAAGGGAGCCATAAGGTTCAACTCTCCAATGCTCTTTACCTTAGGTGGGATCCTCATGTTCCTAATAGGGGGTCTTACCGGTATTCCAAACGCTATGGTTTCCATAGACTTGGGTATATCTGACTCTTTGTTCGTCGTAGGACACTTTCACTACGTGCTTGGTATGGCTTTGACCTTTGGAGCCTTCAGCGGTATGTATTACTGGTATCCAAAGATCATAGGCAAAATGTATTCAGAAAGACTTGCAAAGCTGAGCTTTTGGCTGATGCTCATAGGTGCTAACATCTTCTACTTCTTCCAAATGTATATGGGTATGGTTCATGGTATGCCCAGAAGGTATCCAGACTATCCACCTATAGCAGAGTGGGTTAGCTTGATGCAAATTCAAACGGTGGGTGCGGTAATACTGGGAATTGGTGTGCTTTTGAGCTTCATCAACTGGATCAAGAGCCTGTGGGGTCCAAAGGCTCCAGATAACCCTTGGGGATCTCCATCCCTTGAGTGGACAAAGACGGACACACCCGTAGGTCCTCATAACTTCAAGGAGTATCCAATAGAAGTGCCAGAAGATTGGCATCCTTATGCTTACTACAAAGGCTATCACACTCATATATAA
- the guaB gene encoding IMP dehydrogenase: MGNIEVLEGLTFDDILLIPQYSEVLPHEVDVSTQLTKRIKLNIPIVSAAMDTVTDHRMAIAIAREGGIGIIHRNMGIEEQAKEVERVKKSESGMITNPITVRPDTNVKTALEIMERYKISGVPVVSDGNKLVGILTNRDLRFVKPTDYHKPVSMFMTKENLIVAKERVTLEEATEILHRHKIEKLPIVDKEGNLVGLITIKDIIKRQKYPNACKDEMGRLRVGAAVGTGPDTKERVSALVSAGVDVIVVDTAHGHSKRVLDTVQDIKSVYPEVDVIAGNVATAEATKDLITAGADAVKIGVGPGSICTTRIVAGVGVPQVSAIMWAYSIAKEYGVPIIADGGIRYSGDIVKALAVGASAVMLGSLLAGTEEAPGEVIYYQGRAYKAYRGMGSLGAMMSRMSADRYGQEKMEKFVPEGIEGRVPYRGKLSDVLFQLVGGLRSGMGYLGARNIEELRKRSKIVRITWAGYKESHVHDVIITKEAPNYWID; encoded by the coding sequence ATGGGAAACATAGAAGTTCTTGAAGGGCTTACCTTTGACGATATACTACTGATCCCTCAGTATTCCGAAGTGCTTCCTCATGAGGTAGATGTCTCTACCCAACTAACCAAAAGGATCAAGCTAAACATTCCTATAGTTTCCGCTGCGATGGACACGGTCACAGACCATAGGATGGCTATAGCCATCGCAAGGGAAGGAGGCATAGGCATAATCCACAGGAACATGGGAATAGAAGAGCAAGCTAAGGAGGTGGAGAGAGTTAAAAAATCTGAAAGTGGGATGATAACCAACCCGATAACGGTGAGACCAGACACAAACGTTAAGACCGCCTTGGAGATAATGGAAAGATACAAGATTTCGGGTGTGCCTGTGGTCTCGGATGGAAACAAACTGGTGGGAATACTAACCAATAGAGACCTTAGGTTTGTAAAGCCTACCGATTACCACAAACCGGTGTCCATGTTTATGACAAAAGAAAATTTAATAGTGGCCAAGGAGAGGGTAACCTTGGAGGAGGCTACGGAAATACTTCACAGGCACAAAATAGAAAAACTACCCATAGTGGATAAAGAGGGAAATCTTGTGGGCCTTATAACCATAAAGGACATTATCAAAAGGCAAAAATATCCCAATGCGTGCAAGGATGAGATGGGTAGGTTAAGGGTGGGAGCGGCGGTAGGAACGGGACCGGATACGAAGGAAAGGGTCTCGGCGCTTGTTTCCGCCGGTGTGGATGTGATCGTGGTAGATACAGCTCACGGACATTCAAAGAGAGTTTTGGACACGGTCCAAGATATAAAGTCTGTTTATCCTGAGGTAGATGTGATAGCTGGAAACGTGGCAACTGCAGAGGCAACAAAGGACCTGATAACAGCTGGGGCAGACGCGGTTAAGATAGGGGTAGGACCAGGTTCCATATGCACCACCCGTATAGTAGCCGGAGTGGGTGTGCCTCAGGTGAGCGCCATAATGTGGGCTTACAGTATAGCAAAGGAGTATGGAGTGCCTATAATAGCGGATGGGGGCATAAGGTATTCGGGGGACATAGTCAAGGCTTTAGCGGTAGGGGCCAGTGCGGTTATGCTTGGAAGTTTGCTGGCTGGAACAGAAGAAGCGCCGGGAGAGGTGATCTACTATCAGGGAAGGGCTTACAAAGCATATAGAGGTATGGGTTCTTTGGGTGCTATGATGAGTAGGATGTCTGCGGATAGATATGGACAAGAGAAGATGGAAAAGTTTGTGCCGGAAGGCATAGAGGGAAGGGTGCCATACAGGGGAAAGCTTTCGGACGTGCTCTTTCAGCTGGTGGGAGGATTAAGGTCTGGCATGGGATATTTGGGTGCAAGAAACATAGAAGAGCTCAGAAAAAGATCAAAGATAGTTAGGATAACTTGGGCAGGATACAAAGAGTCCCACGTGCATGATGTGATAATAACCAAAGAGGCGCCAAACTATTGGATAGATTAA
- a CDS encoding cytochrome c3 family protein: MGLSACGKNMALAGPMVAQWSDELKAVVRKRNAILYAELPKALEERNKDKAVELWKEAMLTCYQCHQGIGIPQVRKFKPVEEIHAKHQRIAEAFGLVKVVGNEKSCIACHAGQTQVRGYK; this comes from the coding sequence TTGGGACTCTCTGCCTGTGGTAAAAACATGGCTCTGGCTGGACCTATGGTAGCCCAGTGGTCCGATGAGCTGAAAGCTGTGGTTAGAAAGAGAAATGCCATACTATACGCAGAACTACCAAAGGCTTTGGAGGAAAGGAACAAAGATAAGGCGGTGGAGCTCTGGAAGGAGGCTATGCTTACGTGCTATCAATGCCACCAAGGTATAGGTATTCCCCAAGTGAGAAAGTTTAAACCCGTAGAGGAAATACACGCAAAACATCAAAGGATAGCAGAAGCTTTTGGTTTGGTAAAGGTGGTTGGGAATGAAAAATCTTGCATAGCCTGTCATGCTGGTCAAACTCAGGTGAGAGGCTATAAGTGA
- the queA gene encoding tRNA preQ1(34) S-adenosylmethionine ribosyltransferase-isomerase QueA, giving the protein MDLSEFDYSLPEELIAKYPVVPRHNARLMVLNRESRSIIHDTFWNLPLYLNEGDLLVFNNSKVLPARLYGKKSTGGVVEILLTDYIDKHTWYALVGGKGIKEKLRVFIGEDLEVEILEHVEGGKFKVYLHSSEPLKALDRYGKIPIPPYIKREEEEIDRVYYQTVFAKEEGSVAAPTASLHFSEELLKKIKEKGINIAFITLHISYGTFKPVRVRDITQHKVDPEYVKVPTETVKLIKQTKERGRRVIAVGTTVVRALENRPYEPYEDWADLYIYPGYQFKVIDGLITNFHLPKSSLLFLVCAFGGKDFIMEAYKIAVEKRYRFYSYGDGMLIL; this is encoded by the coding sequence ATGGACTTAAGTGAATTTGACTATTCCCTTCCGGAAGAACTCATAGCCAAATATCCAGTTGTTCCAAGACATAATGCGCGACTTATGGTATTAAACAGGGAAAGTAGGTCTATAATACACGACACTTTTTGGAATCTTCCGCTGTATTTAAATGAAGGGGATCTTTTGGTTTTTAACAACTCTAAGGTCCTTCCCGCAAGGCTTTACGGAAAAAAGAGCACAGGTGGTGTGGTAGAAATTTTGCTAACGGATTACATAGACAAACACACGTGGTATGCCCTGGTGGGTGGGAAGGGTATAAAAGAAAAACTTAGAGTTTTTATTGGTGAAGATTTGGAAGTTGAGATACTTGAACATGTTGAGGGTGGGAAATTTAAAGTATATCTTCACTCCTCAGAGCCGTTGAAGGCTCTGGACAGATACGGAAAAATACCTATACCTCCATACATTAAAAGGGAAGAAGAGGAAATAGACAGGGTATATTATCAAACCGTTTTTGCAAAAGAAGAAGGTTCAGTGGCTGCTCCCACTGCATCCCTTCATTTTTCAGAAGAATTACTAAAGAAGATAAAAGAAAAGGGTATAAATATTGCCTTTATAACACTTCACATTTCTTACGGCACTTTCAAGCCCGTAAGGGTACGGGACATAACACAACACAAAGTTGATCCAGAGTATGTGAAGGTTCCCACTGAGACGGTAAAACTGATAAAGCAAACAAAAGAGAGGGGCAGAAGGGTAATAGCAGTTGGGACTACTGTGGTTAGAGCTTTAGAGAATAGACCCTATGAACCCTACGAAGATTGGGCGGACTTATACATATACCCAGGTTACCAATTCAAGGTTATAGACGGGTTGATTACAAACTTTCACCTTCCTAAGTCTTCCCTTCTGTTTTTAGTTTGTGCCTTCGGGGGCAAGGATTTTATAATGGAAGCCTACAAAATCGCGGTTGAAAAAAGGTATAGGTTCTACAGTTACGGGGATGGTATGCTTATACTTTAA